One Thermicanus aegyptius DSM 12793 DNA segment encodes these proteins:
- the yicI gene encoding alpha-xylosidase: MKFTNGYWLVKEGIEIQYPMDLRDAEIKGKKLIVYAATRKIRHKGDTLNGALLSVEFSSPMPDVIRVRWAHHLGGQRKGPAFILHESADTPVQIENREERIVLTSGNLSVNLRKGDEWGIDFYYAGKRMTGTGNRGTAYITTQERSVYFREQLDLGVGEHIYGLGERFTPFVKNGQSVDIWNEDGGTSSEQAYKNVPFYLSSRGYGVFVNHPERVSFEVASENVSKVQFSIPGETLEYFVIGGATLKDVLKNYTALTGRPALPPAWSFGLWLTTSFTTDYDENTVKHFIEGMFERDIPLRVFHFDCFWMREYQWSDFEWDTRVFPDPEGMIRRLKEKGLKISVWINPYIAQKSPLFKEGMENGYLLKKPNGDVWQWDMWQAGMGVVDFTNPAAVKWYQGKLRRLLDMGVDCFKTDFGERIPTDVVYYDGSDPNKMHNFYTYLYNKAVFELLEEKVGKNEALVFARSATAGSQQFPVHWGGDSSSTYESMAESLRGGLSLGLSGFGFWSHDISGFEKTATPDLYKRWVAFGLLSSHSRLHGNVSYRVPWLFDEEAVDVLRHFTKLKYRLMPYLFAMAVEAAEKGIPMMRAMMLEFPDDPTCEYLDRQYMLGDGLLVAPIFREDGTVKYYVPEGRWTHFLTGETIQGSGWRTEKHNYFSLPVLVRPNTFLAIGADDHRPDYDYADQVTLKLYELEDGKKAKAVVYDVKGNIELEVAAERSGQTIAVESRGSGKPWKMVLAGIPRIQSAEGVNWESDGLNIVLQPFTHPSKFTVTVSS, from the coding sequence ATGAAGTTTACCAACGGCTATTGGCTAGTGAAGGAAGGTATAGAGATTCAATATCCGATGGATCTTCGGGATGCTGAGATTAAGGGAAAAAAACTCATTGTTTATGCGGCAACCCGTAAAATCCGGCATAAGGGCGATACGTTAAACGGAGCGTTGCTGAGTGTGGAATTTAGTTCGCCCATGCCCGACGTGATCCGGGTTCGCTGGGCACATCATCTCGGCGGGCAACGGAAAGGTCCGGCATTTATTTTGCATGAATCTGCAGATACGCCGGTACAAATCGAGAATCGGGAAGAGAGGATCGTTCTTACAAGCGGCAATTTAAGCGTAAACCTCCGAAAGGGGGATGAGTGGGGAATCGATTTTTATTACGCCGGGAAACGAATGACGGGAACTGGAAATAGGGGGACGGCTTACATCACCACCCAGGAACGATCGGTCTATTTCCGTGAACAGCTGGATCTGGGCGTCGGGGAACATATTTACGGTTTGGGGGAAAGGTTCACGCCGTTTGTGAAAAATGGCCAATCGGTTGATATCTGGAATGAGGACGGTGGTACGAGCAGCGAACAAGCGTACAAAAACGTGCCCTTTTATTTAAGCAGCCGAGGTTACGGCGTGTTCGTCAACCACCCGGAGCGCGTTTCGTTCGAGGTGGCTTCAGAAAATGTCTCTAAAGTGCAATTTAGCATTCCCGGAGAAACGTTGGAATATTTTGTGATTGGCGGCGCAACTTTAAAGGATGTGTTGAAAAATTACACCGCGTTAACCGGACGACCGGCGTTACCTCCGGCTTGGTCCTTTGGATTGTGGTTAACCACTTCATTCACAACGGATTACGACGAGAATACGGTCAAACATTTTATTGAGGGAATGTTTGAGAGGGATATTCCCTTAAGGGTGTTCCATTTCGACTGTTTCTGGATGAGAGAGTATCAATGGAGCGATTTTGAATGGGACACTCGCGTTTTCCCGGATCCTGAGGGAATGATCCGGAGACTGAAAGAGAAAGGTCTTAAAATCAGCGTGTGGATCAACCCGTATATCGCCCAGAAGTCCCCTCTGTTCAAGGAGGGTATGGAAAACGGCTATCTGCTAAAGAAGCCGAACGGGGATGTATGGCAATGGGATATGTGGCAGGCCGGCATGGGAGTGGTCGATTTTACCAATCCGGCCGCCGTCAAATGGTATCAGGGCAAGCTGAGGCGTTTGCTGGACATGGGGGTTGACTGCTTCAAAACCGACTTTGGCGAGCGCATACCGACGGATGTCGTATATTACGACGGCTCAGACCCGAACAAAATGCACAACTTTTATACCTACTTATACAATAAGGCCGTTTTTGAACTGCTGGAAGAGAAAGTGGGCAAGAACGAAGCGTTGGTTTTTGCGCGCTCCGCGACGGCGGGAAGCCAGCAATTTCCGGTTCATTGGGGTGGCGATTCCTCATCCACCTATGAGTCCATGGCCGAGTCGCTGCGTGGGGGACTTTCCCTGGGTTTGTCCGGGTTTGGCTTCTGGAGCCATGATATCAGCGGATTTGAGAAGACGGCCACGCCCGATCTCTACAAACGCTGGGTGGCTTTCGGATTGCTCTCGAGCCACAGCCGACTCCATGGAAATGTTTCGTATCGAGTGCCGTGGCTGTTTGACGAGGAGGCGGTTGATGTCTTAAGGCATTTCACGAAATTAAAATACCGCCTGATGCCATATCTCTTTGCCATGGCCGTTGAAGCGGCGGAAAAGGGGATTCCGATGATGCGCGCCATGATGCTGGAATTTCCGGATGACCCTACTTGTGAGTATTTGGATCGTCAGTATATGTTGGGCGACGGACTGCTGGTGGCCCCCATCTTTCGGGAGGACGGCACGGTGAAATATTATGTTCCGGAAGGACGCTGGACCCATTTCCTGACTGGGGAAACCATCCAAGGGAGCGGTTGGAGGACTGAAAAGCACAATTACTTTAGCCTTCCGGTATTGGTAAGGCCAAATACGTTTTTGGCCATAGGAGCAGACGACCATCGCCCTGATTATGATTATGCCGATCAGGTTACCTTGAAGTTGTATGAGCTGGAGGATGGCAAGAAGGCAAAAGCAGTGGTATACGACGTAAAAGGAAATATCGAGCTCGAAGTGGCGGCCGAACGATCAGGCCAAACGATCGCCGTTGAAAGCCGGGGATCCGGGAAACCATGGAAAATGGTGTTGGCGGGCATCCCGCGTATCCAATCGGCAGAAGGGGTGAATTGGGAAAGCGATGGATTGAATATCGTCCTGCAACCTTTTACCCATCCGTCTAAATTCACCGTTACCGTATCATCGTGA
- a CDS encoding GH1 family beta-glucosidase, whose translation MTFPKDFLWGAATAAYQVEGAAFEDGRGPSIWDIFSHTPRKTLNGDDGDVACDHYHRYEEDLDWMEKLGLTAYRFSVSWSRVLPEGKRRVNEKGLDFYARLIDGLLNRGITPILTIYHWDLPQALQEKGGWANRDTTDRYAEYADLLFRRFGDLVPYWITHNEPWVASFMGHFTGEHAPGIQDLPTALTVAHHLLLSHSKAVEAFRTFHLPDGKIGITNVLTKGYPASDKDEDRQIALLFERLQNGWFLDPIFTGSYPLELIPILASYSDFSFIKEGDMEKINQPIDFLGINYYFRNIVRHAPEAQPLGFEILPPQGELTAMGWEVYPQGLLEVLKNVHSQYGSIPILITENGAAYDDLLTPDGRVEDRKRIQFLKSHLEKVDEAIAQGIPVIGYCVWSLMDNFEWAYGYSKRFGLLYIDYATLKRIPKESFYWYRELIAKTVTI comes from the coding sequence ATGACGTTTCCAAAGGATTTCCTGTGGGGAGCGGCCACCGCTGCCTACCAAGTAGAAGGAGCTGCTTTTGAAGATGGGAGGGGGCCTTCCATCTGGGATATCTTCTCCCATACTCCGAGGAAGACGTTAAACGGGGATGATGGGGATGTGGCCTGCGATCATTATCATCGCTATGAAGAAGATCTGGACTGGATGGAAAAGCTGGGGCTTACCGCCTACCGTTTTTCCGTCTCATGGTCCCGGGTCTTACCGGAAGGGAAGAGGAGAGTCAACGAAAAAGGGCTCGATTTCTACGCCCGCCTCATCGACGGCCTGCTCAATAGGGGGATCACCCCGATTCTCACCATTTATCACTGGGATCTTCCACAAGCCCTCCAGGAGAAAGGGGGATGGGCCAATCGGGATACCACCGACCGGTATGCGGAGTACGCCGATCTTCTCTTTCGGCGGTTTGGCGATCTCGTCCCTTACTGGATCACCCATAACGAACCTTGGGTCGCCTCCTTTATGGGACACTTCACAGGCGAACATGCGCCGGGGATTCAAGATCTCCCCACGGCCCTCACGGTCGCCCACCATCTCCTCCTCTCCCACAGCAAGGCGGTGGAGGCATTCCGGACCTTTCACCTCCCCGATGGAAAGATCGGCATCACCAACGTATTAACAAAGGGGTATCCGGCAAGTGATAAAGATGAAGATCGGCAGATTGCCCTACTGTTCGAACGGTTGCAAAACGGATGGTTCCTCGACCCGATCTTTACAGGAAGCTATCCCCTCGAACTTATCCCCATCCTGGCCTCTTACAGCGATTTTTCCTTTATTAAAGAAGGGGATATGGAGAAGATCAACCAACCCATCGATTTTCTCGGCATCAATTACTACTTTAGAAACATCGTCCGCCACGCTCCGGAAGCGCAGCCCCTGGGATTTGAAATCCTTCCTCCCCAGGGAGAGTTGACCGCGATGGGATGGGAAGTTTATCCCCAAGGATTGTTAGAGGTTCTAAAGAACGTTCACTCCCAATATGGATCCATTCCCATCCTGATTACGGAAAACGGCGCCGCCTACGACGATCTACTCACCCCTGACGGAAGAGTGGAGGATCGGAAAAGGATTCAATTCCTAAAATCCCATTTGGAAAAGGTGGACGAAGCCATCGCCCAGGGGATCCCGGTGATCGGGTATTGCGTCTGGTCCCTCATGGACAACTTCGAGTGGGCTTACGGGTACAGCAAGCGCTTCGGGCTTTTGTACATCGACTACGCCACGTTAAAGCGCATTCCCAAAGAGAGTTTCTATTGGTACCGTGAGCTTATCGCGAAAACGGTAACGATCTAG
- a CDS encoding PIG-L deacetylase family protein codes for MEHQTVEHSSPSLYGDSGMIQKQMEELQSLSLSSFKKVLFIQPHPDDNEVGAGATVAKLAAHGVEVHYATVTDGSLGTLDPEITPEELISCRRREHEESGRFLGASVFHWLGFPDGELYDAPSLREALVRLIREVRPDLLFTVDPWNPYEAHFDHLYTGKAVAYAAIIAAFPLAFPEHLRRGVMPHVPRYVAFYSSSRSNHIEDVSSYWDRKMKAISLHQSQFQGEELLFVQQYLTLKGIEWGRKIGASYGEGFKILTPQMLHMNVDAERM; via the coding sequence ATGGAACATCAAACTGTGGAACATTCATCTCCTTCCCTCTACGGGGATTCCGGTATGATCCAAAAACAAATGGAGGAGCTTCAATCCCTGTCGCTCTCTTCCTTTAAAAAGGTGCTTTTTATCCAACCCCATCCGGACGATAACGAGGTGGGAGCCGGAGCAACCGTCGCTAAACTGGCAGCCCATGGGGTGGAGGTTCATTATGCCACCGTGACCGATGGTAGCCTGGGAACGCTAGATCCGGAGATCACTCCTGAGGAGCTCATCTCCTGCCGCCGCCGGGAACATGAAGAGAGCGGCCGTTTTCTCGGCGCCTCGGTTTTCCATTGGCTCGGTTTTCCGGACGGCGAACTCTATGATGCTCCTTCCCTCCGGGAGGCCCTGGTTCGCCTCATACGGGAGGTGCGGCCCGATCTCCTCTTCACCGTGGACCCTTGGAATCCCTATGAAGCTCACTTTGATCACCTTTATACCGGAAAAGCGGTCGCCTACGCGGCGATCATCGCCGCTTTCCCCCTGGCTTTTCCCGAACATCTCAGAAGAGGAGTGATGCCCCACGTTCCCCGTTATGTCGCATTTTACTCCTCTTCCCGCTCCAACCACATTGAAGATGTCAGCTCCTATTGGGACCGTAAGATGAAGGCGATCAGTCTTCACCAAAGCCAATTCCAGGGGGAGGAACTCCTCTTTGTCCAACAATACCTAACCCTAAAGGGAATCGAATGGGGAAGAAAGATAGGGGCCTCGTATGGAGAAGGATTTAAAATATTAACCCCGCAAATGCTCCACATGAATGTGGATGCGGAGAGAATGTAG
- a CDS encoding MFS transporter, whose protein sequence is MNSGLSLTVIQKVAYSNGNFAINLMAQTFATYAVFFYVDVLGVRPGWIGLAMFIHGIFNAFMNPIFGYISDRTHSRWGRRLPYIVMGILPLAAAFTMIWVPLLQGANLFWYFLITVLLYDIFFVVVVLNWTSLFPEMFTTLIERSFVSAWRQMFGLIGMILGVAIPPLLYTSIGWSRMGILFGLLILLSFIFSLYGSKENPNLSFTSPSFLEALRYTFVNKAFVTYVVGSFLVQFAFVLLPAVIPFYGKYVLKIPESENSILTGAIFIAAIPMVYLWSFIVKRMGPRKTILTAVLLFLLSLIPFAFVTTLLTAALSAIAIGISLAGIIILLDVLLAEVIDDDEKRSGARREGMYFGMNGFIIRWGISLQAIVMGAVLEWSGYVQHSATQPASVEAGIRLMMTGIPIASLLLALLFYYLYPLGRKEGNRN, encoded by the coding sequence ATGAATTCGGGTCTATCTCTTACCGTGATCCAAAAGGTGGCCTACAGCAATGGAAACTTTGCCATAAATTTAATGGCGCAAACCTTTGCCACCTATGCGGTTTTTTTCTATGTGGATGTTTTAGGAGTTCGTCCCGGATGGATTGGCCTCGCCATGTTTATCCATGGGATCTTTAACGCCTTCATGAATCCCATCTTCGGCTACATTTCCGATCGGACCCATTCCCGCTGGGGCAGGCGCCTTCCCTATATCGTCATGGGGATCCTTCCCCTCGCCGCCGCCTTTACGATGATCTGGGTTCCCCTTCTCCAAGGGGCGAACCTCTTCTGGTACTTCCTGATCACCGTTCTCCTCTACGACATCTTCTTCGTGGTGGTGGTCCTCAACTGGACCTCCCTCTTTCCGGAAATGTTTACCACGTTGATCGAACGGTCATTCGTCTCCGCTTGGCGGCAGATGTTTGGCCTCATCGGCATGATTCTGGGGGTTGCAATCCCTCCTCTCCTCTATACTTCGATCGGTTGGAGCCGGATGGGGATCCTTTTCGGACTTCTTATTCTTCTCAGCTTCATTTTCTCCCTTTACGGTTCAAAAGAGAATCCCAATCTCTCGTTCACCTCTCCGTCATTTTTGGAAGCGCTTCGCTACACCTTTGTCAATAAAGCCTTTGTGACCTATGTGGTGGGCAGCTTTCTCGTTCAATTCGCTTTTGTTCTGCTCCCTGCGGTTATTCCTTTTTATGGGAAATATGTCCTGAAGATCCCAGAATCGGAGAATTCCATACTGACCGGAGCGATTTTCATCGCCGCCATTCCCATGGTCTACCTCTGGAGCTTCATCGTAAAAAGGATGGGACCGCGGAAGACCATCCTGACGGCGGTCTTACTCTTCCTCCTCTCCCTGATCCCTTTCGCATTCGTCACCACTCTTCTCACGGCGGCACTTTCCGCCATCGCCATCGGGATCAGTCTGGCGGGGATCATCATTCTCCTCGATGTCCTCCTGGCCGAGGTGATCGACGACGATGAGAAGCGAAGCGGAGCCCGGAGAGAAGGAATGTATTTCGGCATGAACGGGTTTATCATCCGCTGGGGGATTTCCCTTCAAGCCATCGTCATGGGGGCGGTCCTAGAATGGAGCGGCTATGTGCAACATTCCGCCACCCAGCCCGCCTCGGTGGAGGCGGGCATCCGCCTCATGATGACGGGAATCCCCATCGCCTCCCTTCTTCTCGCTCTCCTATTCTACTATCTCTATCCGTTGGGAAGAAAAGAAGGGAATAGGAATTAA
- the gatB gene encoding Asp-tRNA(Asn)/Glu-tRNA(Gln) amidotransferase subunit GatB, whose translation MKYETVIGLEVHVELSTASKIFCGCSTAFGAPPNQNTCPVCLGHPGVLPVLNRQAVEFAMKAALALHCEIGEYTKFDRKNYFYPDLPKAYQISQYDQPIGKKGWLEIEVNGEKKRIGITRLHLEEDAGKLVHLEGEDASLVDFNRVGVPLIEIVSEPDLRSPEEARAYLEKLKAIMLYTEVSDVRMEEGSLRCDANISLRPWGEQAFGTKTELKNLNSFSAVQRALEYEVKRQTEILERGGVIQQETLRWNEDRKATVTMRSKEEAHDYRYFPDPDLVVLHITREWVEEVRAGIPELPDARRERYVREWGIPEYDAGVLTLTKKTADFFEKAVAAGVDAKAVSNWMMGELMGYLNKNNMEIDQIPMTPEQLAEMIRLIEKGTISGKIAKTVFAEMLESGKDPDRIVKEKGLVQISDEGAIRQIVEKVIAANPQSVQDYKAGKERAIGYLVGQVMKETKGKANPQMVNQLLVETLNRE comes from the coding sequence ATGAAATATGAAACCGTGATCGGACTGGAGGTTCATGTGGAACTTTCCACCGCTTCGAAAATCTTCTGCGGCTGTTCCACCGCCTTTGGGGCTCCCCCGAACCAGAATACCTGCCCGGTCTGCTTGGGGCATCCCGGTGTTCTCCCCGTTTTAAACCGGCAGGCCGTGGAGTTCGCCATGAAAGCGGCTTTGGCCTTACATTGCGAGATCGGCGAATATACCAAATTTGACCGGAAGAATTATTTTTACCCCGATCTTCCGAAGGCTTACCAGATCAGCCAATATGATCAGCCCATCGGGAAGAAAGGTTGGCTGGAAATTGAGGTAAACGGCGAGAAAAAGCGAATCGGCATTACCCGCCTTCATCTGGAAGAAGACGCCGGGAAATTGGTTCACCTGGAGGGAGAGGATGCTTCACTGGTCGACTTTAACCGGGTCGGCGTCCCCCTCATCGAAATCGTCTCCGAACCGGACCTTCGCTCTCCGGAGGAGGCCAGAGCCTACCTGGAGAAACTGAAGGCGATCATGCTCTATACGGAGGTCTCCGACGTTCGCATGGAGGAAGGCTCCCTTCGTTGTGACGCCAACATCTCCCTCCGCCCTTGGGGAGAGCAGGCTTTCGGTACCAAGACCGAGCTAAAGAATCTCAATTCCTTTAGCGCCGTCCAAAGGGCTCTCGAGTATGAAGTAAAGCGGCAGACCGAGATTTTGGAAAGAGGGGGGGTAATCCAACAGGAGACCCTCCGCTGGAATGAAGACAGGAAAGCCACCGTTACCATGCGCTCCAAAGAGGAAGCCCATGATTACCGCTATTTTCCTGACCCGGATTTGGTGGTACTTCATATCACCCGGGAATGGGTGGAAGAGGTGCGGGCAGGAATTCCGGAATTACCCGATGCCCGTAGGGAGCGCTATGTCCGCGAGTGGGGGATTCCCGAATATGACGCCGGTGTCCTAACCCTGACCAAGAAGACGGCCGATTTCTTTGAAAAGGCGGTGGCCGCAGGGGTAGATGCGAAGGCGGTCTCCAATTGGATGATGGGAGAGCTCATGGGCTATTTGAACAAAAACAACATGGAAATTGATCAGATTCCCATGACCCCTGAACAGCTGGCAGAGATGATCCGCCTGATCGAGAAAGGGACGATCAGCGGGAAGATCGCCAAAACCGTATTCGCGGAGATGCTTGAGAGCGGGAAAGATCCGGATCGCATCGTGAAAGAGAAGGGGCTCGTCCAAATTAGCGATGAGGGGGCCATCCGCCAGATCGTGGAGAAAGTGATAGCGGCCAATCCCCAATCGGTGCAGGATTATAAAGCGGGGAAAGAGCGGGCCATCGGATACCTGGTGGGACAGGTGATGAAGGAGACGAAGGGAAAGGCGAATCCCCAGATGGTGAATCAACTGCTCGTGGAGACGTTAAATCGGGAATGA
- a CDS encoding TVP38/TMEM64 family protein: protein MDLQFLTDIEFWRRMMDQYAAFGPFVAMGLAALESIFPPLPLFAIVMANVNGFGFLGGALFSWIGTVVGSALVFLFFRWLSKKRMRAYFLRHRRMRQFLQWVKRRGFTPVFLLYAFPFTPSSIVNVVTGLSTLPLVSYFVALIGGKAIMILLMSWAGNDIFAITNHPFRLIAVAAVLFLLWWGGKGVERRYLAREKKTTVSAKE from the coding sequence TTGGACTTGCAATTTTTAACCGATATCGAATTTTGGCGCAGGATGATGGATCAGTATGCGGCCTTTGGCCCCTTTGTGGCCATGGGACTAGCTGCGTTAGAATCGATTTTTCCTCCTTTGCCCCTTTTCGCCATCGTCATGGCCAATGTGAATGGATTTGGTTTTTTGGGGGGAGCTCTCTTCTCCTGGATCGGCACTGTGGTGGGATCGGCGTTGGTCTTTCTCTTTTTTCGCTGGCTGAGCAAGAAGAGAATGCGCGCCTATTTTCTCCGCCATCGGAGGATGAGGCAGTTCCTTCAGTGGGTAAAGCGCCGCGGATTTACCCCGGTCTTTCTCCTCTACGCTTTTCCCTTTACCCCCTCATCTATCGTCAATGTGGTGACCGGCTTATCCACTTTGCCCCTCGTCTCTTATTTCGTTGCTTTGATCGGTGGAAAGGCGATTATGATCCTCCTCATGTCCTGGGCCGGGAACGACATTTTCGCGATCACGAATCATCCGTTCCGTTTGATTGCGGTGGCCGCCGTTCTCTTCCTTCTTTGGTGGGGAGGAAAAGGGGTGGAGCGGCGTTATCTCGCCAGGGAGAAGAAAACCACCGTATCAGCAAAGGAGTAA
- the gatC gene encoding Asp-tRNA(Asn)/Glu-tRNA(Gln) amidotransferase subunit GatC — protein MREISREEAKRVAELARLALSEEEAEKMARTLNQILRYVEKLNELDTEEVPPTSHVLGITNVMRADEVRPSWPIEEVLKNAPDKEERQFKVPAIMGE, from the coding sequence ATGCGAGAAATTAGTCGCGAAGAGGCGAAACGGGTGGCGGAGCTGGCTCGGCTTGCCTTAAGCGAAGAAGAAGCAGAGAAGATGGCCCGCACCTTAAACCAGATTCTCCGCTATGTGGAGAAGCTGAATGAGCTGGATACCGAGGAGGTTCCCCCAACCAGCCATGTGTTGGGAATTACCAATGTGATGAGGGCAGACGAGGTGCGTCCTTCCTGGCCCATCGAGGAAGTTTTAAAGAACGCCCCCGACAAAGAGGAGCGCCAATTTAAAGTCCCGGCGATCATGGGCGAGTAG
- the gatA gene encoding Asp-tRNA(Asn)/Glu-tRNA(Gln) amidotransferase subunit GatA: MALFDKRLQEIQQDLHNGEYKVADLVEESLRRIEEVDGEIHAFLSVNRQVMAETERLQERLDKKEERGLLFGLPAGIKDNIVTKGFKTTCASRLLENYDPIYDATVTVKLKQADALILGKLNMDEFAMGSSTENSAFQKTRNPWNLDYVPGGSSGGSAAAVAAGEVYFALGSDTGGSIRQPASFCGVVGLKPTYGLVSRFGLVAFASSLDQIGPLTKNVEDAAYVLQVIAGHDPQDSTSAKVEIPDYLSALTGEIRGLKVGLPKEYLGEGIDHEVRQRVYEAVKVLEGLGAEVMEVRLPHTEYAVATYYILASSEASSNLARFDGVRYGVRVEGENLIDMYKKTRSAGFGDEVKRRIMLGTYSLSSGYYDAYYLKAQKVRTLIKRDFEEAFQKVDVIVSPTAPTTAFPIGEKVDDPLTMYLNDILTIPVNLAGIPAVSVPAGFHSNGLPVGLQIMGKPFAEATILNAAYAYEQHTDHHLKRPAFERGVRS; this comes from the coding sequence ATGGCACTGTTCGATAAACGTCTGCAGGAGATTCAACAGGACCTACATAACGGGGAATATAAAGTGGCTGATCTGGTAGAAGAATCCCTTCGGAGGATCGAAGAGGTGGATGGAGAGATTCATGCCTTTCTCTCTGTGAATCGCCAGGTGATGGCGGAAACGGAGCGACTGCAGGAGCGCCTGGATAAAAAGGAAGAGAGGGGACTCCTTTTCGGTTTGCCTGCGGGGATAAAAGATAATATCGTAACGAAGGGGTTTAAAACCACCTGTGCCAGTCGCTTGCTGGAAAATTATGATCCCATCTATGACGCCACGGTTACCGTAAAGCTGAAACAGGCGGATGCCCTCATCCTAGGAAAACTAAATATGGATGAATTCGCCATGGGCTCTTCCACGGAAAACTCGGCCTTTCAAAAGACGAGGAATCCCTGGAATCTGGATTATGTTCCGGGGGGATCAAGCGGTGGGTCGGCGGCTGCGGTGGCGGCCGGGGAGGTTTATTTCGCCTTAGGCTCCGATACGGGAGGATCCATCCGTCAACCTGCCTCTTTTTGCGGAGTTGTGGGGCTTAAACCGACCTATGGGCTCGTCTCCCGCTTCGGCTTGGTCGCCTTCGCCTCCTCCTTGGACCAGATCGGTCCCTTGACGAAGAATGTGGAGGACGCCGCCTATGTCTTGCAGGTGATCGCAGGGCATGATCCCCAGGACTCCACTTCGGCCAAGGTGGAGATTCCCGATTATCTCAGCGCCTTGACCGGAGAGATTCGCGGGTTAAAAGTAGGGCTGCCGAAGGAATACTTGGGTGAAGGAATTGATCACGAAGTTCGACAGCGGGTTTACGAGGCGGTAAAGGTATTGGAAGGACTGGGGGCCGAGGTGATGGAGGTTCGCCTCCCCCATACCGAATATGCCGTTGCTACCTATTACATCCTGGCCTCCTCGGAAGCCTCTTCCAACCTGGCGCGCTTTGACGGGGTACGGTATGGAGTGAGGGTGGAAGGGGAGAATCTCATCGACATGTATAAAAAAACGCGGAGTGCGGGCTTCGGGGATGAAGTGAAACGGCGCATCATGCTGGGGACCTATTCTCTAAGTTCCGGTTATTATGATGCCTATTATCTAAAGGCTCAGAAGGTGCGGACACTCATCAAGCGGGACTTTGAGGAGGCTTTCCAAAAAGTAGACGTTATTGTAAGCCCCACCGCTCCCACCACTGCCTTCCCTATCGGGGAGAAGGTGGACGACCCCCTCACCATGTACTTAAACGATATTCTCACCATTCCGGTCAACCTGGCGGGTATTCCTGCCGTCAGCGTGCCGGCGGGATTTCATTCGAACGGTCTTCCGGTAGGCCTTCAAATCATGGGTAAGCCCTTTGCCGAAGCGACCATCCTAAACGCCGCTTATGCCTATGAACAGCATACCGACCATCACCTGAAACGTCCGGCTTTTGAAAGGGGGGTCAGATCATGA
- a CDS encoding AraC family transcriptional regulator, with translation MNRAMLKEKRTHGTPLYPVSIYSIACVPEEPLLYLHWHEEFEFLLLTMGRAVFRVDRIDYEVKAGEAIFVNSGLLHSGYALDCEPCSFMAIVFHPKIFTSGTVDIIQEKYIQPLIRMQYSVPVHITPDTTPAADLLSMLREIHKMNGDSSSAHELATKGLLYLMMNRLFLLGKPTRSERRSTAEQKMERFKKVAEYIHTHFREPIRLRDLAGIASMSEGHVCRFFKEITSKSPIEYLNQYRLQQAATLLKETNRKIMDIALDVGFNNLSYFIGLFKRCYGLTPSQYRRRTISASSSPNILF, from the coding sequence ATGAATAGAGCGATGTTGAAAGAAAAGCGAACCCACGGAACGCCCCTTTATCCTGTCAGCATCTACTCGATTGCCTGCGTTCCGGAGGAACCCTTGCTTTATTTGCACTGGCACGAAGAATTTGAGTTTCTCCTGTTAACCATGGGCCGTGCGGTCTTTCGCGTCGATAGAATCGATTATGAAGTTAAAGCCGGCGAAGCCATTTTCGTCAATTCCGGCTTGCTCCACTCCGGCTACGCGCTGGATTGCGAGCCCTGCTCCTTTATGGCCATTGTCTTTCATCCCAAGATTTTCACTAGCGGTACCGTCGACATCATCCAGGAAAAATACATTCAACCATTGATCCGTATGCAATATTCCGTTCCCGTTCACATCACTCCCGATACTACACCGGCTGCGGACCTGCTCTCCATGCTGCGTGAAATTCACAAAATGAACGGAGACTCATCGTCGGCACATGAACTTGCCACAAAAGGCCTTCTTTATCTCATGATGAACCGGTTATTTTTGCTCGGAAAGCCGACGAGATCGGAAAGGCGATCTACTGCCGAACAGAAGATGGAACGGTTCAAAAAAGTAGCTGAATATATCCACACCCACTTCCGGGAACCGATCCGTTTGCGGGATTTAGCCGGTATCGCCTCGATGAGCGAAGGACATGTTTGCCGTTTTTTCAAAGAGATCACTTCCAAGAGCCCCATCGAATACCTTAACCAATACCGCCTGCAGCAAGCCGCCACGCTACTGAAAGAGACGAATCGCAAAATCATGGATATCGCCCTCGATGTCGGTTTCAACAATTTAAGTTATTTCATTGGTTTGTTTAAGCGTTGTTACGGGTTAACCCCTTCCCAGTACCGAAGGCGAACCATTTCCGCCTCGTCATCCCCTAACATCCTTTTTTGA
- a CDS encoding nitrogen fixation protein NifZ, with amino-acid sequence MLGKFDLEDIVRTTKKIRNDGTYPGMDRGAIIIREGEVGTIVDYGYFLQDILVYTVFFNRGLLVGCLENELELVERGNRK; translated from the coding sequence TTGCTCGGGAAATTTGATCTTGAAGATATTGTAAGGACAACGAAAAAAATTCGTAATGACGGAACTTACCCCGGGATGGATCGGGGCGCGATCATCATCCGTGAAGGTGAAGTAGGAACCATTGTAGACTATGGATATTTCTTGCAGGATATATTGGTTTATACCGTTTTTTTTAACCGGGGACTCTTGGTCGGATGTTTGGAAAATGAACTGGAATTGGTTGAGAGGGGGAATCGGAAATAA